One Rhodanobacteraceae bacterium genomic window, CGCAAGCTGCTGCGATGCGGGGCCTGCGTGCTGGCGCTGTGCTTCGCGCCGGCACTGCGGGCGCTTGAGCTGGGCGAGCCCTTGTTCCAGACGGTGGGGGATGCCGACAGCATCCCCGACAACAACGTCACTGCGCTGGCGCAGGATGCCGCGGGTTTCATCTGGATCGGCACGCCGAACGGACTGATCCGCTACGACGGCTACCAGCTCAAACGCTACGCGCGCGACCCGCGCGATCCGGATTCGCTCGGCGGCGCCTTCGTGCGCGCCTTGCTGGTCGGGCCCGACGGGCGCCTGTGGATCGGCACCGATGCCAACGGCGTGTCGGTCTACGATCCATCGCACGACCGCTTCACCCGGCTGCAGCACGATCCGCAGCGCAGCGACACGCCCTCGCACGACCAGGTGCGCGCGCTCGCGCTGGGCAAGGACGGCGCGATCTGGCTCGGTACGCGCGAGGGCCTGGACCGGATCGATCCTGGCGACTGGCCGCGTCGAGCGCCAGTTGCAGCGCTTCGGCAGCGACACCCGCGCCGAGGACGAGCGCATCTTCGCCCTGCTGGCCGCGCGCGATGGCGATTTGTGGATCGGCGGCTGGAATGGGGTGGCGCGCCGGCGCGCCACCGATGGCAGTTATCACCGCATTGCCGATCCGCGCCTGTCGCGCCAGCTGATCATGAGCCTCAGCGAGTTGCGCGATGGCCGCATCGGCATCGGCACGGCGCAGGTCGGCAGCTTCCTGCTCGACCCTTCGGATGAGTCCCTGCAGCCGGTGCCGGTGGGACTGGAGGACGTGCCCGACGCCAGCGAATCGCTGGTGCTGGCGATGGTGCAGCCGCGCGAGGACGAACTCTGGCTCGGCGGTTTCGGGGGCGTGGTCGTGCTTGATCCTGCGACCGGCCGGATCCTGCGCCGGCACTTGCCGGACCCGGCGGTGCCGACCAGCCTGAGCCACGCCCAGGTCCGCAGTTTCCTGCTCGACCGCGCCGGGCAGGTGTGGATCGGCAGCTACAGCGGCGGCCTGCAGTACCACGATCCAGGCAATCGTGCGGTGCGCGTGATGCATCGCCGTCCCGGCGAGCCCGGTACCCTGAGCAGCGCCAGCATCAGCAGCATCCTGGAACTGCCGGACGGCCGCATCTGGCTCGGCACCCGTGGCGATGGCATCGACATCGTCGATCCGAATCGCGGCGTGATCGCCACCCTGGACGCCCGGCGCGGCGTGCCGGGCGCGCTGGGGAATGGCACGGTGATCAGCCTGGCACGGACCGGCGACGGCAGCCTGTACGCCGGGACGCTCGCGGGCATGTACCGATATCTGGGCGAGGAGGCCGGCTTCGAGGCCATCGGCAAGGCGCAGGGGCTGGAGGGCAATACCATCCGCTGCCTGCTCGCCGACCCGTCCGGCGATTTGTGGGTGGGCAGCAACTACGGGCTGGCGCGTTGGAGCCCGGCAGCGCAGCGCGCCGTGGGCATCCCGGTGCGCGGCGCCGGGCTGCTCGCGGCGGACGTCAACACCCTGGCGCGCGAGGAGAGCGGCCGCCTGTGGGTGGGCAGTGCGGGTGGGCTCTATGTGCTGGAACCTGGCGCCAGCGAGCTGCAGCGGGTCGTCGCGGACGATCCCGAGCACGAGGAACTGGCCGGTGGCAGCGTCGTCGGCCTGTTGATCGACCAGCAGCAGCGGCTCTGGGTGGATACCGCCAATGGCCTCAGCCGGCTCGAATCCTGGGACGGCGAGCGCGCGGACTTCGATCGCGTGAGCCTGCGCCTGGGCATCGGCGGGCGCCCATTCGGCGCCAATCTGATCGACGATGCACGGGGCCGGATATGGACCCAGGATTACGTCTACGATCCCGTGCCCGACCGAATCCACGAACTGACCCGCGCCGACGGGCTGGAAATCGGCACGCCGTGGTTCCGCTCCTACGCCCGCCTGCGCAACGGCCAGTTGCTGTTCGGTGGCAGCCGCGGCCTCGCCATCGTCGATCCCGCGGCGTTTCGCGACTGGGACTACCGCCCTCCGCTGGCGATCACCGAGTTGCGCGTCGATGGCCAGCCGCTGGCGCCGGAAGCCTGGCAAGCGGGAATGGTCCTGGCGCCGGGCACCCGCAGCTTCGCGGTCGAGTTCGCCGCGCTCGATTTCAGCGCCCCCGAGCGCAACCGCTACGCGCACCGCCTGGTCGGCTACGACCAGGACTGGATCGAGCACGATGCGGCCCGTCGCCTGGTCAGCTACAGCCGCCTCTGGCCCGGGGACTACCGCCTGGAGATTCGCGGCAGCAACCGCGTCGGCCGCTTCGTCGATGCGCCACTCGTGCTGCCCATCACGGTCGCGCCGCAGCTATGGCAGACCCCCTTCTTCGCGCTGGCAACGATCCTTGCGTTGTTCGGTGGCGGCTACGGCGTGCACCGCTGGAATGTCGCCAAGCTCAAGCGTCACGAGCATGAACTGGAGGCCATGGTGGCCGAGCGCACCCAGGAGCTGAGCAGCGCCAAGGCGCGCATCGAGACCGCGCTGATCCGCCTGCAGGAGGCGCAGGAGCAACTGGTCACGGCCGAGAAGATGGCCTCGCTGGGGCAACTGGTCGCCGGCGTCGCGCACGAGATCAACACGCCGCTCGGTATCGCGCTGACCGCCGCCTCGGTGCAGGGTGAGCAACTGCGCGCGCTGCGCCAGCGCGTGGGCGACAGATCGCTGCGCGCCGGCGACCTCGATCAGTTCTTCGCCACCAGCGAGCAGGCGGTGCGCCTGGTCGACGACCACCTCGCGCGCGCCGCACGCCTGGTGCGCAGCTTCAAGCAGGTGTCGGTGGACCGCAGCACCGACGAGCGCCGCCGCTTCGTGCTCGCCGATTTCTTCCGCGAAGTGATCGACAACCTGGCCCTGGCCTGGCGCCGCCGGCCAATCCAGGTGCAGATCGACTGTCCGCCGGAGCTCACCCTGGACAGCTATCCCGGCAGCCTGGGGCACGTCATCTCAGGGCTCGCACAAAACGCCCTGCAGCACGCTTTTGCCGAGAACCAGGCCGGAACCCTGAACATCCGCGCCCGCGAACGCGACAACGGCCAGGTGGAGATCGATTTCGCCGACGACGGCGCGGGCATCGCCGCTGAGCATCTGCAGCGCATCTTCGAACCGTTCTTTACCACCCGCCGCGCCGAGGGCTCGATTGGCCTGGGTTTGCACAGCATCTACAACATCGTGCGCAGCCGGCTGCGCGGCGAGATCGACGTCCACAGCAGCCCGGGGCAGGGCACCCGCTTCAGCATCCGCATCGCCCGGGAACTCCCCGCAGCCACCGCCGCTGACCCGGCGCATGCGCACGGGGCCTGAACCGCCGCCGGCGGTCGCTTGCCATCACCCCCACGAAGTGTCTATGCTTCGCGGCTCTGTGTGGGGCGGTAGCTCAGCTGGGAGAGCGTCGCGTTCGCAATGCGAAGGTCGGGAGTTCGATCCTCCTCCGCTCCACCATCTCTCGGTTCCTACTGACTCTCCCGGAATGCCGAAATGCGCAACCATTGCGCACGGCTGCGGGTTCCTGAGGGTCATCGCGTGGACCTGGCTTCCCGCCGTCGAGGCCCCGGAAGCCCGAAAAGTGCTCTCTACCCCGCCCGCACTCTCTGCTCCCCTGGTCCCCGGAGAGCCAAGAACCAAGCGATGAAGTTATCCACACGATAAAGATCAATCACTTACTCTTGGTTCAAGAGTGCGAGTTGGAGGGGAGACGTGGTTGGCAGATCGGCGGCAAACTGCGGCGATGGACGCGCATGAGTGGCATGGGGTGAGTGCGTGATGGCTCTGCGCAAGCAGTTGGTGGCCGAGGCGATGCGCTCAGCCGCTGACCTTCCTCACCTTCCGCACTGCTGATTCGTACGAGCAAGGCGCGCGCGGCGCGTCCCACACAGCCGGCCGCGATCACAACGTGCTTGCGCTTCGGACGCAGCGATCTCACGACGACGCAAGTCGCGATCCGACGCAGCCAGCTGGACATTCTTGGCCAGGTTAATAGCGATGCTGGTGATGGCAGACGTAGACTGCAGGGCGCGGTCTCGCCGCAACTGCTTCACGCGGCGTTCGGGGGAAGCGCTTTCAGCGCGTCATTGACTGCAGGGCGAAGTAGTCAAGTTGCAGGAGTGGTAGCTATGTCCGAGCACGAGCCCCAGAAGTCGGGAAGTGAATCTCAGGCCTGGTTTTGCATAGCGAGTGGATATGGCGCTGTTGACAGTTTCACTTACCAAGTGCGATTCGTGGGGCCAGATCTTTGGGAAGTGGTTTCTGTCGGAGACTCGTTTGCCGGAGGAACTGAACGGATGGATTATGGCGTGGTGAGCGCCTCAGAGGCATTGGGAATTGCGATAGAAAGCGCTGGAGAAGCACCAAAGGATGTACGAGAGATAAGACGGTCGTTTCGAAGGGCACTAGAGGCCGAAGGGGACGCTGCGGGTTTGCGAGCTTGCTTCGGTCGTCCTCGAGCTCCCACGCCGGTGCAATTGTGCGCTATCGAGGGCGTTGGTAAAGTGCAGGTTAGAACTTCGTATCGAAGTTCTGAATCTCGTGATTGTATCGAAGGAAGTCTCAGTGATGGCCAGAGGGTCTGGTTTTGGCCTCCAGCACCTGGGAAGCGCGTCGTTTCTGGAAGTCTCCGAGCGAACCATGGCGAAATCCCTGTGAGAATTCGGATTAATAAGGAGCATCACGAGGCAATAATGAGCATCCTTGGAACACCTAAATATCAGGGTGCCCTGGAATAATCGCTGTCCAGCCCCCTGCGCTAGCTTTCGTTGGCCAGTTCGTGGATGCGCGTGACGGCGGCATCGAAAACGCGCGTCAACGGGGCCCGGCGATCAGACAGGACCTCGGCCAGCCACTGGTAGTAGCGCAGCATCTCTTCGCATCTGCCTGTTAAGCTCTCGAAGAGGCCGACGTCGGAGAATTTGGCCACCCAGACAAGACAAGGGAACGATTGCCATGAAGCCGAATCGAAGAGCTCACGTTGAGATCACCGCGTACTGGGGCAATGACGATGCATCGAGCACGATCAGACTGAGTCCCAGTCGATGGGCCGC contains:
- a CDS encoding HAMP domain-containing histidine kinase, producing the protein MVAERTQELSSAKARIETALIRLQEAQEQLVTAEKMASLGQLVAGVAHEINTPLGIALTAASVQGEQLRALRQRVGDRSLRAGDLDQFFATSEQAVRLVDDHLARAARLVRSFKQVSVDRSTDERRRFVLADFFREVIDNLALAWRRRPIQVQIDCPPELTLDSYPGSLGHVISGLAQNALQHAFAENQAGTLNIRARERDNGQVEIDFADDGAGIAAEHLQRIFEPFFTTRRAEGSIGLGLHSIYNIVRSRLRGEIDVHSSPGQGTRFSIRIARELPAATAADPAHAHGA